The nucleotide window aatatatcaatttttatataaaattatcctaaattattcaataaaactaatcataagattttttatttcctatttctTTTATTAACCTACTTATACTTGAAATTGAACTAATTCGATCAACTACCTTATTTTAGAAAtagtacttttttatttttagataattttaggATGATCAATTATCAAAACTTTGATAATTCTATTAGAATATGATTCTAACAAAACTTGTATTatttttccctttataataaatttaagataattttatataaaaaaaataatatatttttttaataaatttataaataagtaTAATTTGAGTGTAACTTAAGTATAATAGACTTTTTCGATATAGactatgaggaggaggaggaggaggaggaggagatactagaggaggggaggggaggaggaagcCAGCGATAGATGATGAGTAACAGGAAAATAGGAGGAGAACAAGGGGAGGAGGCCAATGTGGCGGAGTGGAAGGCGAAGTCGGATGAGGAGAGTATGAAGGGAGAGAATGTGAAGAGTGAGAAGATGGAGTGTGAGGAGGAGGGttgatttgaaataatttattagTCTAAATCGActtaaaaaaagttaaaaataaaagaaaaatgaataTTTATGAAAAGGAAAAGCTTCAAGCCATCCCATACAAAAACGAATGGTGAGGACACTGTTTGATAAATTGCCCTAATTACTTTTGTGTGTTGATTCCTCAACACAGTTGGCATTATAACAATTAGAAAACACATTTGTAAGGACAAatacattatttttaaaatgcCAGGATGTGTGTGTAAAATTACCAGATGTATTAGGAATCCCTAACGGGGGAATCGCGCTCTCTGAGCCAACGGGTTCGCGTTTCACAGGGTTGATACTTTCTTTCGGCAACGCTCGAAGAATCCGTTGTTCTTGAGAGGGAAAAAGATGGAGGAGACGCCACCATCACCGACCTCGCTGGTTGTGAGCAGCCCGAGGCGAACGCTGAGCCTACTCAGAGAGAGGAGGCAGAAACATCCCATTCCCGATCCCGACGAGAAgaccgccgcctccgccgctgcGGCGTTCGCCGAGGAGCATGGGCCGAAGCCTTCCGAGGTCTACGGTTTCGTCGGCTGCATCACCACCGTCATTGCAGCAGGTGTTTGTCCTCTCACTGCACCCGATTGTCCAAAGTGGATCATTTTGCCTGACAAACAACTTGTGTGTGTTTCGTTGCCTCATTTTCTTGATGTAGTGATCTTTATAGTGTGGGCGTACACTCCTGAGCCGTGGTTGCATTATTTGGGCATCACCTACTATCCTAGTAAGTAAGTGAGTTTTGATTGTATGCTTGTCTTGTTTCTTTAATACGATTTGATTCCTGATCATGAGTCCATACTAATGCTTATAACCTGATTGATGCTTGTAAAAATGCCCCAACGAAATATGTTAGTCAATTATCCCAAGattgatattttgatattttgtgGCTTTTTGCCTTCTCGGAAATAGGAAGATATAGTGTATCCTCAGTGAtctatttatttttgttgtttcatCAATGTCGGAACTACAATCGAAGGTTGGTGTCACATTCTGTACGAGGGATCGTGATATCGCATCAAGGTGCATTTTGTTCGGATGTACTAAGTATCTTGATGGTTAAGCTTGCAGACAATGATTTTGCTTGCCTAAATGTATTAAAGAAATAAAGCTGTGAGTCATTGAAAATGTCTTTTAGACATTAGAAGCTCGAATCTTTCTTTCGTTAGGGTTTGGTTCCTGCCTTCCTGACAACTTTTTCACACTGAtctatttatttttgttgtttcatTGATGTTGGAACTACAATCGGAGGTTGGTGTCACATTCTGTATGAGGGATCATGATATCGCATCAAGGTGCATTTTGTTTGGATGTATTAACATAGGTATCTTGATGGTTAAGCTTGCAGACAATGATTCTGCTTTCCTAAATGTATTAAATAAATAAAGCTGTCAGTATTTTCTAATAAAGCTGTGAGTAATTGAAAATGTCTTTTAGACATTAGAAGCTCAAAACTTTCTTTCATTAGGGTTTGATTCCTGCCTTCCTGACAGATTTTTCACACTGATATATAATAAATCAATATGATTCACTTCTTTCCACATATTGCAGTAAATATAGTTgtatcttttttaaaaaataggcAAGGTCTTTCAGTattaaaatactatgatttggCTCTTTGTCATGCTTGCTTTGCATTTTTTTGGTAATAGATAAAGCAGTACTGATATCTCCTGATCTCATGCTAAATTGCTGATAGAGATGCATTTTTCTGTGGCTTGAAGTTTTGGATTGAAACAGATACTCTTCCTTATGACTCTTTATAGAAATGAGTTTATCATCACAGAGTATACCTTCAGATAGCTTATAAGTTTTTAGTTCTGGGAGGTATCAAAAGTAGCTAAAATTAGCATGTTGGCTTTGAAAGAATTTACATTAATTACGTTAGGTTCGAgtcacactaagagggggtgggggggtgaattagtgcagcggataaaaccatcggtttgaaaatctttcgttcgattaaaaccgattttggaaaAGATGTTGACTTGAAACACGTTtggaagagtgtgcagctaaagtaatgaggaagtatggtggtttgcaataaatgtaaatagcaaagcagaaatgcaaaccagattttatagtagttcggctgtcgtgatctacatccactcccgattcctcttctgtcgaggccactggcatccactaacggtcttccttcaataggcaaagaccaaccaccttcttacaactctattctccttttgcaggcttaggagagaacctttacaccctcacaatctcctctcttaaacttcacgaacacttagagtttgagaggagttcacacaagattacaatagcgttttcttttattttttgctctcaattgtgtaagttaactagggatgagggatatttataggctttaagtagattcaaacttggagcctaaaggtgtctcatcctgggtttttcgggttctggcgataccaccgcctgtgttgggcggtaccaccgcctgcaacactgacattgagcggtaccactgcctagtctggcggtaccaccgcttgacaccctgccactaggcggtaccatcgcttgacacagtctcgaagattgtgtcatgatggttccacctgttaggtcactgtttgggccttttcacttggtccaacacagccgaaacttgggctcaattagcctataattaagttggcccaattcaacccaattatatgctaactacgaattttaaggcatacactaagttaaataagttcggtaagtctaggtttctttcggcgagcttccggcgaacttccgacgatctctcgtcaatattccagcggactcctgacaagctcctggacttcatgacgatcttcttggtgagtttcgacgagcttctttggcaagctcttgaacttttcggtcaattctgacagaacttccgacgaatgtccggacttccgacgaactcttgaactcctaacgaaatttcgttcttgactccgggatttcattttgctttatgccttgatcgctatcgtagttaatcctacacacttaaaacctacttcgatctagacaattattgcaaagcttgaatcaaatgttgtctagtatgtcattggttcatggacgcttcgtccgattcttcggcgcatcgtcctcttttgtggcctattgcctaattggccagttgacctccataacttcgattttcttggcacaatttctgctcttcttggcccgatgcccgaacctatggcccgaagtcttctaccgatacgtcaacCTAtcattcggctcgacgtccaatcttctgacatgttctacttcggcccaacatgattcttcctgccaaggttcgtcgtaccgtaccataccggcgtttcgacccgagctcgatacggtacggtaccattgtaccgggcagtacatcagggcgtaccgagcgatacaccctggtgtactgaacaattttatattttttttttcatactgtagcactatagcggtacTTGGCGATCCACGTAccggcaacctgtcggaccggtacgtaccgcccggtacgagcggtacgcttcggtatggcagaccttgcttcctgctttaattgtctctctctgatcgaagctttttgcgtcactcaaaacgcagatcaaatcataaacactatcaattggtttcatcatcaaaatccgagatttaacaagctccccttttttatgatgacaaccaattgatgacggagttaaccttaactccccctatcaatatgccatatcgatagaaccttgaattcaaatcaaagcaatatttcatcatgaatatatacaacacattatatgcatatcattgcattgcatgcttatcataagttttgcatgcatcattataaatatttcaaatcatcatgatatcaaaatatcaaagtatattacatcctaccatatatgattctcatatcatcatatcttctccccctttgtcatcaacaaaaaggagaagtgcaactatcaagttttagatatgtaattttaaatcattgcattataaaaataatctcaagttttatcatcatgcaagctagtagttttctttcttctcttttgagaagtgcatgctagcaattttgcttccttgcaagtttttctccttgcaatttataagctagtaaatttagcaagtgttatatcatattagaacatgcaagctagcaaatttatatctatTTAGagaatgcaagctagtaaattttacacatatgaaagttagcaaaattttacatcttttttacatcttcttgaaatgtgtagcttagcaaacattgcttctcttgagatttgcaagatagcacttcttgcttctcttttaagatgagcaagctagccggtttgcctcttttcgtgatgtgcacgttagcaattctttctccccctttgttattggcaaaaagaggggaataacaatacaatagtgcaattcatttctctttacttcaatcttcaaatcatgacaaagataaataacaaagatgatgaatcaagttatgaatgtcaaaagaccatatattatttttgacaaatttcttcattTGTAAAtaaaaagcatgataggaaacgatcttgattcaaaaataagactcaagttataatttcaagaattcacaagaaaaatcataattcatttgacaaaaagattatcgattcatgcatttgaataaatatttttaaaccaacatcacttcaactcatcatgcataattttaaaatgtaaaatcatcaaacatgatataatcatttattttcaaaacattcattattattttcaactcattcaatttgtcaaatcaaccaagtccctttcaagagattcaaaataaaatgaagtgatttatcgatctcttgaaatgctagtgattttctttctcccctttttcattgtaaataagaaggaagaagaggggaataatacataacaaaactcaagttagaaattatcaagatgtcaagtagcatatcatgatttattagaataagtctctTTTTTAGTGAATATaaaaaagaatcgtaggagaacaagatctcaattcatgcatataaaatattcaatcatcaaaatcattttcatagtccaagagattcatacaaatagattcatcaatctctttttgaaaactcaataagatagggattgagaagttttcaagaaaattgtatttcctttttatttcatacaagcatgcctttatcatttatgtcaaatcaaaacatgcatcatgtttaaaatcgaaaaagcaactttcgttacggcaaagatcgataagccataaattacaagaatcatcatgcataatttcgaaatataaactcattaagcatgatcattatgcattattactttgggcatgatactaaaacatggttttaagttttcaaggtataacatgcacaatttcaaactataaactcattaagcatgatatcaaacctcttaacattttcattaaaacatcaagcatagtttcattgaaaataaggcatctttaatcaaaatcgaaaagcaatacggaaatgaacatgatacacactattgcttcttgaaaacatacataagattaatcttattaggtgtacaagcattagatttatatttaacattttgttgtatttttataaaacatacaattgtcattatcatttttaaaattactagcattatcctaattttttattattttttattttattaataatttacatataattttttctaaactaatttaaaaacaactcatgaaatgcatcaagtaatttcaaaataaagcaaagggatcttgattacctcgttgtcgaaagccgttaaagcgtagtttgccacctcgcctttgttggttttttcttcatcttcggatgaacttgattcgtcccaagccaccttgagtgttttcttctttttttgtagcttcttctttttaggttcatttttggtttttgattcttgttttaagaattttttaagctttatagttaagagttcaaagtcatcatcacttgtgctttcgctcgagtggtcttcatttgttctaagtgtcaaatccttcatgttctttcgaaggttgttctcaagttcgtcaaatgtcacataaatcatttcataggtcattaaggacccaataagttcttcaatcagaaaatagttcaagtcctttgatttttgtattgtcgttactttcgaatcctaaattttagaaagtgatcgtaacaagtttaagattcgaaaaacttttactaagagcttttagactattgacgacatccgtaaaacggatgtacatgtctccaatagtcttgtttggttccatacgaaataattcaaaatcacgtataaaaatatttattttagagtctttaactctactagtgcattcgtgtgtgatttcaagtgtgtgccaaatgtcaaaagtcgtttcgtaagtagaaacccgattgaattcatttttgtctaaggcgcaaaatagagcattcatagctttagcattttaaaaaaaagtcttcttctccaaatcattccaatcgttcattggaagagaagacctttgaaatctgttttcgatcatattccataaatttaaatcaatagaaagcaagaaaactctcattcgagttttccaatatgtgtagttcaccccattgaacataggaggacgaatgatagaaagtccctcttgaaagccaaaaagagtcatttctcttgggtgttaaatcaaatgagaaaaaacatggctctgataccaattgttaggttcgagtcgcactaagaggggggggggattagtgcagcagataaaaacgtcggtttgaaaatcgttcattcgattaaaaccgatttcggaaaagatgttaacttgaaacacgttcgtgagagtgtgcagctaaagtaataaggaagtatgaCAGtttcaataaatgtaaatagcaaagcagaaatgtaaatcagattttaaagtggtttggtcgtcgtgacctacattcactctcgattcctcttccgtcgaagccaccggcatccactaacagtcttccttcaataggcgaagaccaaccaccttcttacaactttattctccttttgcaagctcaggagagaacctttacacccccacaacctcctctcttaaacttcatgaacacttagagtttaagaggagttcacacaagattacaacagcgtttttttttcttttttgctctcagttgtataagttaaccaaggatgagaggagtatttataggcctcaagtggattcaaacttgaagcttaaaagtgtcacatcccgggttttccgggtcctggcggtaccaccgcctgcagcactgacactgggcagtaccactgcctgacaccctaccactgggcggtaccaccgcttgacagtctctcggagactatgtttgggcagtaccaccgcctgacatagtctcggagattgtgccacaacggttacacctattgggtcactgtttgggtctttttcacttggcctaacacagctcaaacttgggcccaattggcccctaattgagttggcccaattcaacccaattatgtgctaactacgaattttaaggcatacactaagctaaataagtccgataagtctaggtttctttcggcgagcttccggcaaactttcgatgatctctcggcaatgttccagcggactcccggcaagctcttggacttcacgacgatcttcttggcgagttccgacgagcttctttggcaagctcttggacttttcagtcagttctagcagaacttccgacgaatgttcggacttccgacaaactctcgaactcccgacgaaatctcgttcttgactccgggacttcattttgttttattccTTGAtcgttatcgtaattaatcctgcacatttaaaacctacttcgatctagacaattattacaaagcttgaatcaaatgttgtccgacatgtcattggttcatcgacacttcgtctgaattttcggcgcatcatcctctcttgcgacctattgcccaatcggccagttgacctccacaacaccgatttccttggcgcaatttccgctcttcttggcccgatgcccgaacccatgacccgaagccttctgccgatacgtccgatcctccgactcgacgtctaatcttctgacatgttatactccggcccaacataattcttcctgctttaattgtctcttcctgatcgaagcttcctgcatcactcaaaatgcagatcaaatcataaacattatgaattggtttcattatcaaaatccaagattcaacaaattgtAGTCATATTGGTATTTTGTTTTCGTTTCTACAGCCCTAATGGTAAAGATGATAATATTTCAGATCTCATCATTAAATATTTAGCTTTCAATATTCTCTAGATAATGTGAACATGTAGAAACTGAACTTTCTAACTTTCTTAAATTGAAACCTCAAAGGATGCATCAAAAGGTCCTAAAGAAGTGCATAAGTTATAGAGGTTACTTAAAATTTCCCCTTTTCTTTCAATTATTTCTCTAGCTTGTTCTTGAAAATTTGTTGCCTTTTTAAGTATAGTAATATACTTTTCCCCCAAGTGATGAGTGTAGAAAGAAATACTTGTTGATATTTCGATTAAGAGAGCCTTACCGAATTTTTAGGGGTACAAATTTGATGAATTAAGAAACTAAATCATACAAAATCAGGAAACTAATTTCATGAAAAAATAGGAAACTAATATTTACTGAATCGGGAAGATAATCTCCTTGAAATcaggaaaataattttttcaaaatCAGGAAAGTAATTTCCTCACAAAAGAGGAAATAATCTCCACATGTCAACAAGGAGGACTGCCAAACTGACAAGACCAAGATTTATCTTGCACAAGCAacaagcaaaaagaaagaaagtgtTCATGATCATTTATACCCTTTGACTCAACTTGAACTCATGGAGGATTTTTTGTTACTTTCTCATTGATATTTAGCATAGAATGGTCTCATCTGGTATAAGGATCAACTTTGATCTAATTGGAGCCACTATGTAAATAAATTATTGTCATTCTTGAGGGATTCTATTTGATTATGTAGACTTGTAATATATACGTGAGGTGGCTTAATTAGTTTGCCAAATTATCATGACATGTAATTGAAGTTAATTACGTCCAGCATAAGGTCTAAGTAAATTTTGAGCTTGGTGTAACCCACGGTCATGTTTTTATTATTCTAATTAACTGTACTATCTTgttattattaattataaatgACAGTAAGTATGGGTCGATGAAATAACTTATAGGGGCGTGTTTGTTCACTAGATGCTTTACTTGTCAGAGGATCTGTTTCTACTGTAGTTGTGACCAGATACTATTCCAGAAATTCATTTCTCTGATCAAATAATGAATATATGATGATGTAAATAAACCATAATATGCTTGAACTCTGAGGAGAGGCTTATCTTTTCAGTTAGTCTACCATGCTAGCCATTTTTCATTTGTATGTAATAGTCATGTTAGTATTGAGATGTACTCTTGATGATGGAGGTTGATGCCAGTTTGTTTAATTGAATTTACAATCAGGTACTGGGCAATAGCAATTCCATCTTTTCTTATTGTAACAGTGGTCTTGGCGATGGTTTCTTACCTTGGTTTAAACTTCATGGTGACTCCTCCTCCAACTTCGTTTAACATAATGTTTGGTAAGTGTCTTGCTTCGTTAACGGTAGTCTATGTTACCAATTTCATTTGATTAATAACTCGAGTCTATATGATTTTTTCTGTTCTTGTTCAGGTCACTCATGCAACGTTTTTTCTAGTCTTGAATATCTAATTCTTATTGGGCAGGCATATTCTTGGTAGAAATATCAGTGTTAAATAAAACTCTATATATATTTCTTCTGGTTGATGTAAGATTGGAAATAATTCATTTGGACCCTATTTCTTGTATAGAAAAGGTTTACATAATTTAATTTTCCTGAATAATTGATGGCAGAACCTGAAAACTGTTAACTTTAACCAAGATTTATATAATCTTCATGCCGTATGTGAACTTTGGAATTTACATATTAGTTATCTGGCTTTTGCATACATGAAAAGTACATTTCTTGTGAACTCTTATTAGTGCATTTTGGTTTACAGATGAATATAGCAGAGAACGCTCTACAGCAACATCTTTGGGCGGAGAGGAACGACCTATCGAGCCTATTTCTGATATCGGTGTAGAACAGATAAATAATATTATGTTTGGATGAAAATCGAAGCATACACACAAGACGAAAAGAAGGGAACTGTCAGGCACCAACTCGAATTGAGCAACTTGTCTGCATCAAAATGGTGGTTAAATTGATTGCCATCTCCATGTGTGAAAGAGAAAGCTGATGCTGACTACATAATACGATCTACCTTTtcttttgtttcctctgaaggatTTCAACTTCATATTGGAAATTTTGGAGTGAAAAGGTACCATCTGTGAGTTgatatttcattcaaccaaaagcaGGCATGGCTTGCTTCTTGTTTGACCTGCGAATGTGAACTTAATGAAAATGCTCGAGTTTGGTTCTTGTTTGACCTGTGAATGGGAACTTAATGTCAATTTCATTTCTCAAGCATATGGATGGATGTCTTAAAAATTCTAGATGTAAAATCTCTAGTATTTTCCCGTCTCCATGGTTCAAGTTTCCAATTAATAGAGTAGTATTTCATCGAGGAAGACAAGGTTATTATAGCTTGATCTTGTATCAATGGGAGGTTTAAGCATTTCCTGGTGTCCACCGAAAACATTATCATAAGAAACCCAAGTAATTCTCAAATTTATCTCTCTGAACTGAACAAATACACTGAATCTTATTGAGCAATAATTCTGTTTATTCTAATTTAGTAAAAATAGTTGGGAAGAACAATAAAAACCTCGTGACCACTGTCTCAATGTTACAAATCTATCATAAGCATCTTTCTACTACTACACTTGTATTCCAGAGTCATATATGTCTCCTGCAGTCCAGTTCTGAGGTATGTTATTGGGAGGCACCACCCATGTCTCATCTCCATCATCGCCTCCACTCAACAGCATCCTCACAGAGAGAGGCCCTCTCGGTGGAGATGCTACCGCCCACACTGCTCCGTGGCTCCTCTCCAACAACTTACAGGTTAAGTTCTCGGTCTGCAGTAGTAAATCCAAAGTCAATAGGTAAATCATTAAGTATCTAACAAAGCCATCAGGCTGTAGTACCTCACACAGCTGAACAGCAGTAATATCCTTGTTCCCTTGCTGATACCATATCTGGAAGGCAAAGTAGTAGAGGTTGCTGCTCTGGTCAATCTTGAAGGTGATGTTCTTGTTTGGATAGCTGCATGATACCCTGAGGTGCCAGTCACAGCATGAACATGACGAGTGTCTTCATGTTCTTCACACTATCTGACTATATATCATGCTGCCGTAGTACTGAAATCAGCTGAAGATGAACACGCACCTGCGGTATTCGATGCCGACCGCACCGAGAGATAGAAGGGAAGCACCTGCATCAGCATTCTGACCCATGCGAGCGAAGGCGTGCTGGCTGAGAATGAAGTCGGTGTTGCCACTTGCTCCCGAGTCCGTGATGACGATCGTGACGCCGTCGGTCGAGCAGTACTTGGTATCCGTGCATCGCACCTGA belongs to Musa acuminata AAA Group cultivar baxijiao chromosome BXJ3-5, Cavendish_Baxijiao_AAA, whole genome shotgun sequence and includes:
- the LOC103973165 gene encoding phosphatidylinositol N-acetylglucosaminyltransferase subunit P isoform X2 translates to MEETPPSPTSLVVSSPRRTLSLLRERRQKHPIPDPDEKTAASAAAAFAEEHGPKPSEVYGFVGCITTVIAAVIFIVWAYTPEPWLHYLGITYYPMVLAMVSYLGLNFMVTPPPTSFNIMFDEYSRERSTATSLGGEERPIEPISDIGVEQINNIMFG
- the LOC103973165 gene encoding phosphatidylinositol N-acetylglucosaminyltransferase subunit P isoform X1, with the protein product MEETPPSPTSLVVSSPRRTLSLLRERRQKHPIPDPDEKTAASAAAAFAEEHGPKPSEVYGFVGCITTVIAAVIFIVWAYTPEPWLHYLGITYYPSKYWAIAIPSFLIVTVVLAMVSYLGLNFMVTPPPTSFNIMFDEYSRERSTATSLGGEERPIEPISDIGVEQINNIMFG
- the LOC135637828 gene encoding expansin-like B1; its protein translation is MALSAHKLLLLLLPLLLCQSKAKGDTCSGCFTHSSAAYYPNSDKEGTETGACEYGTFGATLNGGDVSAASNLYRNGVGCGACYQVRCTDTKYCSTDGVTIVITDSGASGNTDFILSQHAFARMGQNADAGASLLSLGAVGIEYRRVSCSYPNKNITFKIDQSSNLYYFAFQIWYQQGNKDITAVQLCETENLTCKLLERSHGAVWAVASPPRGPLSVRMLLSGGDDGDETWVVPPNNIPQNWTAGDIYDSGIQV